In Desulfocurvus vexinensis DSM 17965, a single window of DNA contains:
- a CDS encoding translocation/assembly module TamB domain-containing protein has translation MDGRRVLRMAGLAAAALGALLAAAAWLATTRAGGQALARALERATRSQQPYALTVEELDLGLGGTVRARRVALADAGGPWLEVRELAVDVSLGALLAGRLELPRAGAALVRLERLPGEDAPPPAAAAPPQPAPQAGGGLAGLPAMHLGALDVARLELGAGAVGAERAYALAASAQAGPRGLGASARVRGLGEAAEGLDLAAAFNPARGTLELRLEADDPAGVLARLAELPGGAARLRLELAGPLAALRGGLDAGMDGVGALRGELTARAGTDQGPGMDFAGRVALDAGLLPAELERVLGREAGLAGTAALDGARLLVHGLTLGLGAGELTITGEADLDSGHLDWRAEAGPGLVLAAAREAGVALDTPGPLTLRGRGPLGRTSLEAEASARALAWDVLTVDGPALTATATVDILDGLALDAGARGQWTGLGLDGWPLGPGTARAALCPEAPDGELWQVHEAVAELPGVGAVLDGTGTLAGAGATARLRLALADLGRLHGAPALARGAVLDLDVELATGGADGWSDVRMDCAGQLRPGPGLPAPLAALLGPQAALRGTLAVDAARLALDGASLKSRTLTLDFAGSWGLDDDALALAARAQAPALALAPGSGGPLALRGLALDLEAGGDPQAGTARARWTLDGADLPGAALRGVSGNATARGPWTALALELALRAGARLDALAPDPEAGAASAAVAADDVSASAAAGAPGRAEAAGAAAATATGAPADGPWLPLALNGHLVWNPGAQGLDGDLHLAQEEPVAALRALDARAVLAATSGGQRVDLEARAGGLHLGAASLGAAELACRVEDALGAPVLDGTLELDRVEAAGLRLDTARAAVQGPPGALAFTARGAGAAGGPLELDLSGTLALVDTGGELRLASARGLWAGQPLALGREALLAWDGPGWRLAGLDATLGPGGLRADAAMDGQTLDLDARARALPLGPLLTLHGLPLAGGLDATLRASGPAAAPQATLRASGTLRAAPRELAAPVPDVTFNLHGDADQEGTRLTLALDAGNGTRLDAEAGLPLRPDATLPGLAPGPGGLHGFARGRLDLALAEALLGDEEQRLSGVLDLDATLGGSWERPRATGTARLDGARYEHTGLGLILDALRAEAEFQNESVFLRSLSATDGGPGRLEASGRWTPGAAPAYALRIVLRQATMLRHRLVTTTADGTLDLVDGDPLPVLRGHLVLPATEVRIPDELPGAMPELEVREVNAPEGLERTATAAPSGPPLALDVRLDVPGRFHVRGRGLEVEFRGAVAARGTTAAPALDGQLATVRGTFRFLDRVFDIATGTLLFSAASPVPDLDVEAGTSVSDTAVTATLQGPADRFVLALESDPALPRDEIISRLLFGRSMASLSPVQAFQLASALRHLSGGGGGFDPVGGLRALTGLDQLGVSQGEDGAGMRVGAGKYVHERVYLELQHDTGTGEDSVTVDVELTPDIGATGKAGASDGGVGVYWKKDY, from the coding sequence GCCTGCCCGGGGAGGACGCCCCGCCCCCGGCGGCGGCTGCCCCGCCGCAGCCCGCCCCACAGGCGGGCGGTGGGCTGGCCGGGCTGCCCGCCATGCACCTGGGCGCGCTGGACGTGGCGCGCCTGGAGCTGGGGGCCGGGGCCGTGGGTGCCGAGCGGGCCTACGCCCTGGCGGCCTCGGCCCAGGCCGGGCCCCGGGGCCTGGGCGCCTCGGCGCGCGTGCGCGGGCTGGGCGAGGCCGCCGAGGGCCTGGATCTGGCGGCGGCCTTCAACCCCGCGCGCGGCACGCTGGAACTGCGCCTGGAAGCCGACGACCCGGCGGGAGTGCTGGCCCGGCTGGCGGAGCTGCCCGGCGGTGCCGCGCGGCTGCGCCTGGAGCTGGCCGGACCTCTGGCGGCCCTGCGCGGCGGGCTGGACGCGGGCATGGACGGGGTGGGCGCACTGCGGGGCGAGCTGACGGCCCGGGCCGGGACCGACCAGGGCCCGGGCATGGATTTCGCGGGCCGGGTGGCCCTGGACGCCGGGCTGCTGCCTGCGGAGCTGGAGCGCGTCCTGGGCCGCGAGGCCGGCCTTGCGGGCACGGCGGCCCTGGACGGCGCGCGGCTGCTGGTGCACGGGCTGACCCTGGGCCTGGGCGCGGGCGAGCTGACCATCACGGGCGAGGCCGACCTGGACAGCGGACACCTCGACTGGCGCGCCGAGGCCGGGCCCGGGCTGGTGCTGGCCGCCGCCCGCGAGGCCGGGGTGGCCCTGGACACCCCCGGGCCCCTGACGCTGCGGGGCCGGGGGCCGCTGGGGCGCACCAGCCTGGAGGCCGAAGCCTCGGCCCGGGCCCTGGCCTGGGACGTGCTGACCGTGGACGGCCCTGCCCTCACGGCCACGGCCACGGTGGATATCCTGGACGGCTTGGCCCTGGACGCCGGGGCCAGGGGCCAGTGGACGGGCCTGGGCCTGGACGGCTGGCCCCTGGGCCCGGGCACGGCGCGGGCGGCCCTGTGTCCCGAGGCGCCGGACGGGGAGCTTTGGCAGGTGCACGAGGCCGTCGCGGAACTGCCCGGGGTGGGCGCCGTGCTGGACGGCACGGGCACCCTGGCCGGGGCGGGCGCCACGGCGCGCCTGCGTCTGGCCCTGGCCGACCTGGGGCGGCTGCACGGCGCCCCGGCCCTGGCCCGGGGCGCGGTCCTGGACCTGGACGTCGAACTGGCCACCGGCGGCGCGGACGGCTGGTCGGACGTGCGCATGGACTGCGCGGGGCAACTGCGGCCCGGCCCGGGCCTGCCCGCTCCGCTGGCGGCCCTGCTGGGCCCGCAGGCGGCGCTGCGTGGCACCCTGGCCGTGGACGCCGCGCGCTTGGCCCTGGACGGCGCCAGCCTGAAGTCCAGGACCCTGACCCTGGATTTCGCGGGCTCCTGGGGCCTGGACGACGACGCCCTGGCCCTGGCGGCCCGGGCCCAGGCCCCGGCCCTGGCCCTGGCGCCCGGAAGCGGAGGCCCCCTGGCCCTGCGCGGGCTGGCCCTGGACCTGGAAGCCGGGGGCGACCCGCAGGCGGGCACGGCCCGGGCCCGCTGGACCCTGGACGGCGCAGACCTGCCCGGGGCCGCCCTGCGTGGCGTGTCGGGCAACGCCACGGCCCGGGGGCCCTGGACGGCCCTGGCCCTGGAACTGGCCCTGCGCGCCGGGGCCCGGCTGGACGCCCTGGCCCCGGACCCGGAGGCCGGGGCGGCCAGCGCCGCCGTGGCCGCTGACGATGTTTCGGCCAGCGCCGCTGCGGGCGCCCCGGGCCGGGCCGAGGCTGCGGGCGCTGCTGCGGCCACGGCCACCGGGGCCCCGGCGGACGGGCCCTGGCTGCCCCTGGCCCTGAACGGGCACCTGGTCTGGAACCCCGGCGCGCAGGGGCTGGACGGCGACCTGCATCTGGCCCAGGAGGAGCCCGTGGCCGCGCTGCGGGCCCTGGACGCGCGCGCGGTGCTGGCCGCGACCTCCGGAGGGCAGCGCGTGGACCTGGAGGCCCGGGCCGGGGGGCTGCACCTGGGCGCGGCCAGCCTGGGGGCCGCGGAGCTGGCCTGCCGGGTGGAAGACGCCCTGGGCGCCCCTGTGCTGGACGGCACCCTGGAACTGGACCGGGTCGAGGCTGCGGGCCTGCGCCTGGACACGGCCCGCGCCGCCGTGCAGGGCCCGCCCGGGGCCCTGGCCTTCACGGCCCGGGGTGCGGGCGCCGCAGGCGGGCCGCTGGAACTGGACCTTTCCGGCACCCTGGCCCTGGTGGACACGGGCGGGGAACTGCGTCTGGCCTCGGCCCGGGGGCTCTGGGCCGGGCAGCCCCTGGCCCTGGGGCGCGAGGCGCTGCTGGCCTGGGACGGCCCGGGCTGGCGGCTGGCGGGCCTGGACGCGACCCTGGGCCCGGGCGGCCTGCGGGCCGACGCGGCCATGGACGGCCAGACCCTGGACCTGGACGCCCGGGCCCGGGCCCTGCCCCTGGGGCCGCTGCTGACGCTGCACGGCCTGCCCCTGGCGGGCGGGCTGGACGCCACCCTGCGCGCCTCGGGCCCCGCCGCCGCGCCCCAGGCGACCCTGCGCGCCTCGGGCACCCTGCGCGCGGCGCCGCGCGAGCTGGCCGCCCCGGTGCCCGACGTGACCTTCAACCTGCACGGCGACGCCGACCAGGAGGGCACCCGCCTGACCCTGGCCCTGGACGCGGGCAACGGCACCCGGCTGGACGCCGAAGCCGGGCTGCCCCTGCGCCCCGACGCCACGCTCCCGGGGCTGGCGCCCGGGCCGGGCGGGCTGCACGGCTTCGCCCGGGGGCGGCTGGATCTGGCCCTGGCCGAGGCCCTGCTGGGCGACGAGGAGCAGCGCCTGTCCGGCGTGCTGGACCTGGACGCCACTCTGGGCGGCAGCTGGGAGCGGCCCCGGGCCACGGGCACGGCCCGGCTGGACGGCGCGCGCTACGAGCACACCGGCCTGGGGCTCATCCTGGACGCCCTGCGCGCCGAGGCCGAATTCCAGAACGAGTCCGTGTTCCTGCGCTCCCTGAGCGCCACGGACGGCGGGCCGGGGCGCCTGGAGGCCAGCGGGCGCTGGACGCCGGGCGCCGCCCCGGCATACGCCCTGCGCATCGTGCTGCGTCAGGCCACGATGCTGCGCCACCGTCTGGTCACCACCACCGCCGACGGCACCCTGGACCTCGTGGACGGCGACCCGCTGCCGGTGCTGCGGGGCCACCTGGTCCTGCCCGCCACCGAGGTGCGCATCCCCGACGAGCTGCCCGGGGCCATGCCCGAGCTGGAGGTGCGCGAGGTGAACGCGCCCGAAGGCCTGGAGCGGACCGCGACCGCCGCCCCGTCCGGCCCGCCCCTGGCCCTGGACGTGCGCCTGGACGTGCCGGGGCGCTTCCACGTGCGCGGCCGGGGGCTGGAGGTGGAGTTCCGGGGCGCCGTGGCCGCCCGGGGCACCACCGCCGCCCCGGCCCTGGACGGCCAGCTGGCCACGGTGCGCGGCACGTTCCGCTTCCTGGACCGCGTGTTCGACATCGCCACGGGCACGCTGCTCTTTTCGGCGGCCTCGCCCGTGCCGGACCTGGACGTGGAGGCCGGGACCAGCGTGTCCGACACCGCCGTGACCGCCACCCTCCAGGGCCCGGCGGACCGCTTCGTCCTGGCCCTGGAATCCGACCCGGCCCTGCCCCGGGACGAGATCATCTCGCGGCTGCTCTTCGGGCGCTCCATGGCCTCCCTGAGCCCGGTGCAGGCCTTCCAGCTGGCCAGCGCCCTGCGCCATCTCTCGGGCGGCGGCGGCGGGTTCGACCCCGTGGGCGGCCTGCGCGCCCTCACCGGGCTGGACCAGCTCGGCGTGAGCCAGGGCGAGGACGGCGCGGGGATGCGCGTGGGCGCGGGCAAGTACGTCCACGAGCGGGTCTACCTGGAATTGCAGCACGACACGGGCACCGGCGAGGACAGCGTGACCGTGGACGTGGAGCTGACCCCGGACATCGGTGCCACGGGCAAGGCGGGCGCGTCCGACGGCGGGGTGGGCGTGTACTGGAAAAAGGACTACTAG
- a CDS encoding FmdE family protein produces the protein MNSALTKEQVEFAIAFHGHECPGLTIGLRAAELCLRELGHNNDTPLTAVVETDMCGVDAIQALTGCTVGKGNLIQRDYGKMAFTFYRRSDGKGLRALLKPSARPMRPEAGELQRKINEGQGSPEDRTRLAELRAEAMRTLMELPLEEVFEIQPPATPIPRGPSILESLVCAGCGEMIMESRTRRLEGRTLCIPCFEKVDQKR, from the coding sequence ATGAACAGCGCCCTGACCAAGGAACAGGTGGAGTTCGCCATCGCCTTCCACGGCCACGAATGCCCCGGGCTGACCATCGGCCTGCGCGCCGCCGAACTGTGCCTGCGCGAGCTGGGCCACAACAACGACACGCCCCTGACCGCCGTGGTGGAAACCGACATGTGCGGCGTGGACGCCATCCAGGCGCTCACCGGCTGCACCGTGGGCAAGGGCAACCTCATCCAGCGCGACTACGGCAAGATGGCCTTCACCTTCTACCGCCGCTCCGACGGCAAGGGCCTGCGCGCCCTGCTCAAGCCCTCGGCCCGGCCCATGCGCCCCGAGGCAGGCGAGCTGCAACGCAAGATCAACGAAGGCCAGGGCAGCCCCGAGGACCGCACCCGGCTGGCCGAGCTGCGCGCCGAGGCCATGCGCACGCTCATGGAGCTGCCCTTGGAGGAGGTCTTCGAGATCCAGCCGCCCGCCACGCCCATCCCGCGCGGCCCGAGCATCCTGGAGAGCCTGGTCTGCGCCGGGTGCGGCGAGATGATCATGGAGTCGCGCACCCGGCGCCTGGAAGGCCGGACCCTGTGCATCCCCTGCTTCGAGAAGGTCGATCAGAAGCGCTGA
- a CDS encoding ABC transporter ATP-binding protein, translating to MKLAVRDLHYAYNGAPVLRAVEFDVAAGEVLAVLGPNGVGKTTLLRCLNAVHRPARGVVTVDSAEVLRMDAAKIARTLGYVPQRGEVCRMTAFDAVLLGRLPHITWRAGEADLRLVGAALARVGVAHLAMRPIDRMSGGELQRVCIARALVQEPAVMLLDEPTSALDLKNQIEVLRTVRDVAHGHGVAVVMTMHDLNTALRFGDRFLFLKDGEVFANCRRDEVTSRMVEEVYGVPVDLLHHQGRPVVVPRGLSPDTKERTTP from the coding sequence GTGAAACTCGCCGTCCGCGATCTGCATTACGCCTACAACGGCGCCCCGGTGCTGCGCGCCGTGGAGTTCGACGTGGCGGCGGGCGAGGTGCTGGCCGTGCTCGGGCCCAACGGCGTGGGCAAGACCACGCTGCTGCGCTGCCTGAACGCCGTGCACCGCCCGGCCCGGGGCGTGGTGACGGTGGACAGCGCCGAGGTGCTGCGCATGGACGCCGCCAAGATCGCCCGCACCCTGGGCTACGTGCCCCAGCGCGGCGAGGTCTGCCGCATGACGGCCTTCGACGCCGTGCTCCTGGGGCGGCTGCCGCACATCACCTGGCGCGCGGGCGAGGCCGATCTGCGTCTGGTCGGCGCGGCCCTCGCGCGGGTGGGCGTGGCGCACCTGGCCATGCGGCCCATCGACCGCATGAGCGGCGGCGAGCTGCAACGGGTCTGCATCGCCCGGGCCCTGGTCCAGGAACCGGCGGTGATGCTCCTGGACGAGCCCACCAGCGCCCTGGACCTCAAAAACCAGATCGAGGTGCTGCGCACCGTGCGCGACGTGGCGCACGGCCACGGCGTGGCCGTGGTCATGACCATGCACGACCTGAACACCGCCCTGCGCTTCGGCGACAGATTCCTTTTCCTCAAGGACGGCGAAGTGTTCGCCAACTGCCGCCGGGACGAAGTCACGTCCCGGATGGTCGAGGAGGTCTACGGCGTGCCCGTGGACCTGCTGCACCACCAGGGCCGCCCGGTCGTCGTGCCGCGCGGCCTGTCACCAGACACAAAGGAGAGGACCACCCCATGA
- a CDS encoding FecCD family ABC transporter permease — protein MSHLAHGEIPAAYTAYLARKMLFLLALVLLVAALLVMAVALGAVPLPAWDVVRTLAGQAASARDAVIILDIRLPHALAALFAGLGLSASGAAMQSVLRNPLGSPFTLGISQAAALGASFAVMILGSGVMQSSSVGAVTISNPLLTTASAFACSLLAAGLVIAMARYRGASPEVMVLTGVALGAFCTAGTMVLQYFADDVQLAAMVFWTFGDVARAGWREVWALGAVALGGAAFFMANAWNYNAMDAGDETARGLGVRVERVRMVGMLVSSLVTAVIVAALGVIGFVGLICPHMVRRVIGDDHRYLMPASCLAGGALLLAADTAARLVLAPHALPVSVLTAFIGAPGFIWLLLRRRRR, from the coding sequence ATGAGCCACCTCGCCCACGGGGAAATCCCCGCGGCATACACGGCCTATCTGGCCCGCAAGATGCTTTTCCTGCTGGCGCTGGTCCTGCTGGTGGCCGCGCTGCTGGTCATGGCCGTGGCCCTGGGCGCGGTGCCCCTTCCGGCCTGGGACGTGGTGCGCACCCTGGCGGGGCAGGCCGCCTCCGCGCGCGACGCGGTGATCATCCTCGACATCCGCCTGCCCCACGCCCTGGCGGCGCTGTTCGCGGGCCTGGGCCTGTCGGCCTCGGGGGCGGCCATGCAGTCGGTGCTGCGCAACCCGCTGGGCTCGCCCTTCACCCTGGGCATCTCCCAGGCCGCGGCCCTGGGGGCCTCCTTCGCGGTGATGATCCTCGGCTCGGGGGTCATGCAAAGCTCCAGCGTGGGCGCCGTGACCATCTCCAACCCGCTGCTGACCACGGCCAGCGCCTTTGCCTGCTCCCTGCTGGCCGCCGGGCTGGTCATCGCCATGGCCCGCTACCGGGGCGCCTCGCCCGAGGTCATGGTCCTCACGGGCGTGGCCCTGGGCGCTTTCTGCACGGCGGGGACCATGGTCCTGCAATATTTCGCCGACGACGTGCAGCTCGCGGCCATGGTCTTCTGGACCTTCGGCGACGTGGCCCGCGCGGGCTGGCGCGAGGTCTGGGCCCTGGGCGCCGTGGCCCTGGGCGGCGCGGCGTTCTTCATGGCCAACGCCTGGAACTACAACGCCATGGACGCGGGCGACGAGACGGCCCGAGGCCTGGGCGTGCGCGTGGAGCGCGTGCGCATGGTGGGGATGCTCGTCTCCTCGCTGGTCACGGCGGTCATCGTCGCGGCGCTGGGCGTCATCGGCTTCGTGGGCCTGATCTGCCCGCACATGGTGCGCCGGGTCATCGGCGACGACCACCGCTACCTGATGCCCGCCAGCTGCCTCGCGGGCGGGGCGCTGCTCCTGGCGGCGGACACCGCCGCGCGGCTGGTGCTGGCGCCCCACGCCCTGCCCGTGTCGGTGCTCACGGCCTTCATCGGCGCGCCGGGCTTCATCTGGCTGTTGCTGCGCAGGAGGCGCCGGTGA
- a CDS encoding iron ABC transporter substrate-binding protein — MSASALRIPRGHGGGAPALAALLLALLLAAWALPAQARTVTDMAGRSVDIPDRVERVVCSGSGCLRLLTYLQAQHLAVAVDSIERRGTVIETRPYSIANPQFKSLPLFGEFRGRDNPELLVALDPAPQVILKVMVAGESYDPDQLQAKTGIPVVVLEYGNLGAGRPALDAALRLMGEVVHRQQRAEEVIGLFTAWQADLAARTAGLPEADMPPCYVGGIAMKGAHGMQSTEPTYPPFRMAGARNVAHTQASEGRDQVRTGVPKEQIVAWDPQVVFLDVSTTTLGEGAGGLHELRNDPALSMLRAARAGEVYGVLPYNSYNANYGSIFANAYFVGKTLHPGRFADMDPAAMADTIYTALVGKPVFGQMCQGFPGLVFARIPLR; from the coding sequence ATGTCTGCCTCGGCACTTCGCATTCCCCGCGGCCACGGGGGCGGCGCCCCGGCCCTGGCGGCCCTGCTGCTGGCCCTGCTGCTGGCCGCCTGGGCCCTGCCCGCCCAGGCGCGCACCGTCACCGACATGGCCGGGCGCAGCGTGGACATCCCCGACCGCGTGGAGCGGGTCGTCTGCTCCGGGTCGGGCTGCCTGCGCCTGCTGACCTACCTCCAGGCCCAGCATCTGGCCGTGGCCGTGGACAGCATCGAACGCCGGGGCACGGTCATCGAAACCCGGCCCTACAGCATAGCCAACCCGCAGTTCAAGAGCCTGCCCTTGTTCGGGGAGTTTCGCGGCCGCGACAACCCGGAGCTCCTCGTCGCCCTGGACCCCGCGCCCCAGGTCATCCTCAAGGTCATGGTCGCCGGCGAAAGCTACGACCCGGACCAGCTCCAGGCCAAGACCGGCATCCCCGTGGTCGTCCTGGAATACGGCAACCTGGGCGCCGGGCGGCCCGCCCTGGACGCCGCCCTGCGGCTCATGGGCGAGGTGGTCCACCGCCAGCAGCGCGCCGAGGAGGTCATCGGGCTGTTCACGGCCTGGCAGGCGGACCTGGCCGCGCGCACGGCGGGCCTCCCCGAGGCGGACATGCCCCCGTGCTATGTGGGCGGCATCGCCATGAAGGGCGCCCACGGCATGCAGTCCACCGAGCCCACCTACCCGCCCTTCCGCATGGCCGGTGCGCGCAACGTGGCACACACCCAGGCCAGCGAAGGGCGCGACCAGGTGCGCACGGGCGTACCCAAGGAACAGATCGTGGCCTGGGACCCGCAGGTGGTTTTCCTGGATGTGTCCACCACCACCCTGGGCGAGGGCGCCGGGGGGCTGCACGAGCTGCGCAACGACCCGGCCCTGTCCATGCTGCGCGCGGCGCGCGCGGGCGAGGTCTACGGCGTGCTGCCCTACAATTCCTACAACGCCAACTACGGCTCCATCTTCGCCAACGCCTATTTCGTGGGCAAGACCCTGCACCCGGGGCGCTTTGCGGACATGGACCCCGCAGCCATGGCCGACACCATCTACACCGCCCTGGTGGGCAAGCCGGTTTTCGGGCAGATGTGCCAGGGGTTCCCCGGGCTGGTCTTCGCCCGCATCCCCCTGCGGTAG
- a CDS encoding substrate-binding periplasmic protein, with amino-acid sequence MLGTAFSLLRLVALVALLAAVGRHAAARDAQLLVGTDQWPPYEFVQDDAVTGLCTRIVFAVLERMGERAAPPRVYPWQRGLEMLARGELDILYSGIFDAQRLAFARYGAEPLVESRWVVLGRAGEGSGRSFAGLEALDEGRVGMVIGYSYTPEADAWAGSSPLVHRVASNERLLAMLAQGRVDYAVGDALNLRYLARTRGLGRAFVELGALPGGTFGLLPLFSRARLGQDFVDRFDAALREFKASAEYGAVLARFLR; translated from the coding sequence ATGCTCGGAACTGCGTTCTCATTGCTGCGTCTGGTGGCGCTCGTGGCCCTGCTGGCGGCCGTGGGCCGCCACGCGGCGGCGCGCGACGCGCAGCTGCTGGTGGGCACCGACCAGTGGCCCCCCTACGAGTTCGTCCAGGACGACGCGGTGACGGGCCTGTGCACCCGGATCGTGTTCGCCGTGCTTGAGCGCATGGGTGAGCGGGCCGCGCCCCCCAGGGTGTATCCCTGGCAGCGTGGCCTGGAGATGCTCGCCCGGGGCGAGCTCGATATCCTGTATTCCGGGATTTTCGACGCGCAGCGGCTGGCCTTCGCCCGCTACGGCGCCGAGCCGCTGGTGGAGTCGCGCTGGGTGGTTCTGGGCCGCGCCGGGGAGGGCTCCGGGCGGTCCTTCGCCGGGCTGGAGGCGCTGGACGAGGGCCGGGTGGGCATGGTCATCGGCTACTCCTATACCCCGGAGGCCGACGCCTGGGCGGGCTCCAGCCCCCTGGTGCACCGCGTGGCGTCCAACGAGCGGCTGCTGGCCATGCTGGCCCAGGGCCGGGTGGACTATGCCGTGGGCGACGCGTTGAACCTGCGGTATCTCGCTCGGACCCGGGGCCTGGGGCGCGCGTTCGTGGAACTGGGCGCCCTGCCCGGGGGCACCTTCGGGCTCCTGCCCCTGTTCAGCCGCGCCCGCCTGGGCCAGGATTTCGTGGACCGCTTCGACGCGGCCCTGCGCGAGTTCAAGGCCAGCGCGGAATATGGCGCGGTCCTGGCCCGTTTCCTGCGCTGA
- a CDS encoding substrate-binding periplasmic protein, with the protein MKRLRRAWLPLLGALLALAALGPVPDARGRELLVGMDQQPPYEYVQSRVAAGPCTQVLAAVLERMGERAAPPARHPWKRGLDLLARGQLDILYSGVRDEGLAEFVRYGTEPLVESRWVALARAGEAPEPFTGLDTLAGHKVGLVLDQTYSPQIDAWARANPLVERVVSYEILLSMLRRGRVDYVLGDALAMRHLARTQGREREYVELSAPPLEAFGLYPLFSRARLDQDFVNRFDAALREFKAGTRYREILDSLPH; encoded by the coding sequence ATGAAACGACTTCGCCGCGCATGGTTGCCCCTGCTGGGGGCGTTGCTGGCCCTGGCCGCCCTGGGGCCGGTGCCCGACGCCCGGGGCCGCGAACTGCTGGTGGGCATGGACCAGCAGCCGCCCTACGAGTACGTCCAGAGCCGCGTCGCGGCGGGCCCGTGCACCCAGGTGCTGGCCGCCGTGCTCGAACGCATGGGCGAGCGCGCCGCGCCCCCCGCGCGCCATCCGTGGAAGCGCGGGCTGGACCTGCTGGCCCGGGGCCAGCTCGACATTCTCTACTCGGGGGTCCGCGACGAGGGGCTCGCGGAGTTCGTGCGCTACGGCACCGAGCCGCTGGTGGAATCGCGCTGGGTGGCCCTGGCCCGGGCCGGGGAGGCCCCCGAGCCGTTCACTGGCCTGGACACCCTGGCCGGGCACAAGGTCGGCCTGGTGCTCGACCAGACCTACAGCCCGCAGATCGACGCCTGGGCGCGCGCCAACCCCCTGGTGGAGCGCGTGGTGTCCTACGAGATACTGCTGTCCATGCTGCGCCGGGGGCGGGTGGACTACGTGCTGGGCGACGCCCTGGCCATGCGCCATCTGGCCCGGACCCAGGGCCGCGAGCGGGAGTACGTGGAGCTGTCCGCCCCGCCGCTGGAGGCCTTCGGGCTCTACCCCCTGTTCAGCCGCGCCCGCCTGGACCAGGACTTCGTGAACCGCTTCGATGCGGCTCTGCGCGAGTTCAAGGCCGGCACGCGCTACCGGGAAATCCTGGACAGCCTGCCGCACTGA
- a CDS encoding DMT family transporter — MRERSGGPGLLPLAALLVTVCLWASSFAVMKVAIGTFGAGFVVWSRMAVAVAVLLPAAPRILARAAWRPGDWKWLGLMALLQPCLYFLLEANALRYTTSSQAGMISALLPLMVCAGAGLLLGERTTARTWAGCAVSALGVAWLTWLSAPSETASDPVLGNLLEVGAMASSAGFMLLVRRLAAHYDADLLTLVQFGTGALFFLPGALDAAPWRALASPWAAASLLYLGVFVTLGAFGLWNWASRRVPASRASALVNLMPVIAVGLGLGFLDERLSPMQGLACAVVVGGVLISQWRGAGPEKPARQGVSSPARP, encoded by the coding sequence GTGCGGGAGCGTTCCGGCGGCCCGGGGCTCCTGCCCCTGGCCGCGCTGCTGGTCACGGTGTGCCTGTGGGCCAGTTCCTTTGCGGTGATGAAGGTCGCCATCGGCACCTTTGGCGCGGGGTTCGTGGTCTGGTCGCGCATGGCCGTGGCCGTGGCCGTGCTGCTGCCCGCAGCCCCGCGCATCCTGGCCCGCGCCGCCTGGCGCCCGGGCGACTGGAAATGGCTGGGCCTCATGGCCCTGCTCCAGCCCTGCCTGTACTTCCTGCTCGAAGCCAACGCCCTGCGCTACACCACCTCGTCCCAGGCGGGGATGATCTCGGCGCTGCTGCCGCTCATGGTCTGCGCCGGGGCCGGGCTGCTGCTGGGCGAGCGGACCACGGCCCGCACCTGGGCGGGTTGTGCCGTCTCGGCCCTGGGCGTGGCCTGGCTGACCTGGCTCTCGGCGCCCAGCGAGACGGCGTCCGACCCCGTGCTGGGCAACCTGCTGGAGGTGGGGGCCATGGCCAGCAGCGCGGGCTTCATGCTCCTGGTGCGCCGCCTCGCCGCACACTACGACGCGGACCTGCTGACTCTGGTGCAGTTCGGCACCGGGGCGCTGTTTTTCCTGCCCGGGGCGCTGGACGCTGCGCCCTGGCGGGCCCTGGCCTCGCCGTGGGCCGCGGCCTCGCTGCTCTACCTGGGGGTGTTCGTGACCCTGGGGGCCTTCGGGCTGTGGAACTGGGCCTCGCGGCGCGTGCCCGCCTCGCGGGCCTCGGCCCTGGTGAACCTGATGCCGGTCATCGCCGTGGGCCTGGGCCTGGGCTTCCTGGATGAGCGCCTGAGCCCCATGCAGGGGCTGGCCTGCGCCGTGGTGGTGGGCGGCGTGCTGATCAGCCAGTGGCGGGGGGCCGGGCCGGAAAAGCCCGCCCGGCAAGGGGTTTCCAGCCCGGCCCGTCCGTGA